The Lacipirellula parvula genome window below encodes:
- a CDS encoding DUF421 domain-containing protein, whose protein sequence is MVLIADAAQNAMATDYRSITEGVVLCGTLIGWNYFLDWLAYRSPFVQRLLEPAPLPVIRDGKFIRRNMRQEFITEDELRGQLREKGVESIDNAELVCIESDGGISVRLRG, encoded by the coding sequence ATGGTTCTCATTGCCGACGCGGCCCAGAACGCAATGGCGACCGATTACCGCTCAATCACTGAGGGCGTCGTTCTGTGCGGAACGCTGATTGGCTGGAACTATTTTCTTGACTGGCTTGCCTACCGTTCGCCGTTTGTGCAAAGGCTGCTGGAACCGGCTCCCCTGCCAGTCATACGCGATGGCAAATTCATACGGCGGAACATGCGGCAGGAGTTCATCACCGAGGACGAGCTGCGAGGGCAATTGCGCGAGAAAGGCGTCGAATCGATTGATAACGCCGAACTGGTATGTATTGAGTCAGACGGTGGTATTAGTGTTCGACTTCGTGGCTAG